A window of the Nibribacter ruber genome harbors these coding sequences:
- a CDS encoding ComF family protein: MVKASVSVSSLFQDFLSLLFPEECRACGGELAIGEDVICSHCRIKLPYTNFHLMPKDNVLHKVFWGRVPVQLAVSYLMFQEKSRVQRLLHQLKYRGREEVGEVLGRWYGAQLQQQEAFTDVDVVIPVPLYKAKRQQRGYNQVSAFGQEIASALQVSFEEYVLKKSRSSKTQTKKNRQQRWEAMRQLYSVAQKERIVGKHVLLIDDVVTTGATLEACSSALLAAGAKAVSIATIAYTL, encoded by the coding sequence ATGGTTAAGGCTTCGGTGAGTGTCTCCTCCTTGTTCCAGGACTTTCTAAGTTTGCTTTTCCCGGAGGAATGCCGGGCCTGTGGCGGCGAGCTGGCCATTGGCGAGGACGTTATCTGCAGCCACTGCCGCATTAAACTCCCCTATACCAATTTCCACCTGATGCCCAAGGACAACGTCCTGCACAAGGTCTTCTGGGGGCGGGTACCCGTGCAACTAGCGGTTTCTTACCTCATGTTCCAGGAGAAAAGCCGCGTGCAGCGCCTCCTGCACCAACTTAAATACCGGGGCCGTGAGGAAGTAGGCGAAGTATTAGGCCGATGGTATGGCGCTCAATTGCAACAACAGGAGGCTTTTACAGATGTTGACGTGGTAATTCCTGTGCCCCTGTACAAAGCCAAACGACAGCAACGCGGCTATAACCAGGTAAGCGCCTTCGGGCAGGAGATTGCCTCAGCGCTGCAAGTATCCTTTGAAGAGTATGTCCTCAAGAAATCCAGGAGCAGCAAGACGCAGACCAAGAAGAACCGTCAGCAGCGTTGGGAGGCCATGCGGCAGTTGTATAGTGTGGCACAGAAGGAGCGTATTGTAGGGAAGCACGTGCTGTTGATAGATGACGTTGTGACCACCGGCGCCACCCTGGAAGCCTGCTCTTCTGCCCTGCTCGCCGCAGGCGCCAAGGCTGTCAGCATTGCCACCATCGCCTATACATTGTAA
- the gldJ gene encoding gliding motility lipoprotein GldJ: protein MRLSKQLLYTMVAGALAISSCKKGNHPTSRDPGDVSTATGVEFDQEEGDFAVADYSDTPEGPGLVFIEGGRTTLGSSEEDIAMTRDNIERTITIASFYMDEAEVANIHWLEYLHYVRKDSSEEIYTKALPDTTVWERELSFNDPYVNYYLRYPGFRFYPVVGVSWEQAQDFCLWRTAMVNKNLAKDYDGDLEEGAVPPIESGAVLPNYRLPTEAEWEYAAQALIGVQLDEEENQLNKRIYPWDGHQVRNPYGKGMGQFLANFKRGRGDYAGIAGSLNDGAMITEYIYAYPPNDFGLYNMAGNVNEWVQDVYRPLSFQDVEDLNPVRRNGVLDDTSNYDVAGFKSLIGNNVRVYKGGSWKDVAYWLSPGTRRFMAQDSATSTIGFRCAMINTGSNK from the coding sequence ATGAGACTGTCTAAGCAACTTTTGTACACGATGGTAGCAGGCGCCCTTGCTATTTCTTCCTGCAAAAAAGGAAACCATCCCACTAGCCGCGACCCCGGCGACGTGAGTACAGCCACTGGGGTAGAATTTGATCAAGAAGAAGGCGATTTTGCTGTAGCTGATTATAGTGACACTCCAGAAGGACCGGGTTTGGTGTTTATTGAAGGTGGTAGAACTACCTTGGGTTCTTCTGAGGAAGACATTGCCATGACCCGTGACAACATTGAGCGTACCATCACCATCGCTTCTTTCTACATGGACGAGGCAGAGGTGGCCAACATTCACTGGTTGGAGTACCTTCACTACGTAAGAAAAGACTCTTCTGAGGAAATCTATACCAAGGCCTTGCCAGACACTACCGTTTGGGAGCGTGAATTGTCTTTCAATGACCCATACGTAAACTATTATCTGCGTTACCCAGGTTTCCGTTTCTACCCTGTGGTAGGCGTGAGCTGGGAGCAGGCCCAGGACTTCTGCTTGTGGCGTACTGCCATGGTGAATAAGAACCTGGCCAAGGACTATGATGGTGATTTAGAAGAAGGTGCCGTGCCACCCATTGAGTCTGGTGCCGTTCTGCCCAACTACCGTCTCCCAACAGAAGCTGAGTGGGAATATGCTGCTCAAGCTTTGATTGGTGTACAGTTAGACGAAGAAGAAAACCAATTGAACAAGCGTATCTACCCATGGGATGGCCACCAAGTGCGTAACCCATACGGGAAAGGCATGGGTCAGTTCCTGGCTAACTTCAAACGCGGCCGTGGTGACTACGCTGGTATTGCCGGTTCTTTGAACGATGGTGCCATGATCACAGAATACATCTACGCCTACCCGCCAAACGACTTCGGTTTGTACAACATGGCTGGTAACGTGAACGAGTGGGTACAAGACGTGTACCGTCCGTTGTCCTTCCAAGACGTGGAAGACTTGAACCCAGTGCGTAGAAACGGTGTGTTGGATGACACTTCCAACTATGACGTGGCTGGTTTCAAATCATTGATCGGGAACAACGTAAGAGTGTACAAAGGTGGTTCATGGAAAGATGTGGCTTACTGGTTGTCTCCAGGAACGCGTCGCTTCATGGCTCAGGACTCTGCTACCTCTACCATCGGTTTCCGTTGCGCCATGATCAACACTGGATCAAACAAGTAA
- a CDS encoding carboxymuconolactone decarboxylase family protein gives MSLVTEFNDYRTRMNEKIMEADNKVIKRFFNLDTNAYAEGAIDVKTKEMLGLACSMVLRCDDCIKYHLGKCFECGLTDEQVYEVFAIANLIGGSIVIPHFRRAVEYWEELKTEQQA, from the coding sequence ATGAGCTTAGTTACAGAATTCAACGACTACCGCACCCGCATGAACGAGAAGATCATGGAGGCGGACAATAAAGTAATCAAACGCTTTTTCAACCTGGATACCAACGCTTACGCCGAGGGCGCCATTGACGTGAAGACCAAAGAGATGCTGGGCTTGGCCTGCTCCATGGTGCTGCGCTGCGATGACTGCATCAAGTACCACCTGGGCAAATGCTTTGAATGCGGCCTCACAGATGAGCAGGTGTACGAGGTCTTTGCCATTGCCAACCTGATTGGCGGTTCCATTGTGATCCCGCACTTTAGAAGGGCCGTGGAATACTGGGAAGAACTGAAAACGGAACAGCAGGCCTAG